The following are from one region of the Pectobacterium actinidiae genome:
- a CDS encoding DUF1852 domain-containing protein produces MNKNFTFTIKNTCFDENYNPSENTRITTNFANLARGKNRQENLRNALTMIDNRFNSLAHWDNPKSDRYSVELDIISVEVDIEGNGSSFPVIEILKTNIVDKKTNARIEGIVGNNFSSYVRDYDFSVLLSDHNKNHPGFSTPDNFGDLHGNLFKCFVNSDAYKESFSKAPVICLSVSSKNTYHRTGNQHPVLGVEYQQDEYSLTDQYFHKMGLQARYFMPPNSVAPLAFYFSGDLLSDYTNLELISTISTMETFQKIYRPEIYNANSPAGQCYQPSLNHQDHSFTQIVYDREERSLLAIEQGKFTEKNFIKPYHAILEQWSANYVL; encoded by the coding sequence ATGAATAAGAATTTTACCTTTACGATTAAGAACACGTGTTTCGATGAAAATTATAACCCCTCCGAAAACACGCGTATCACGACCAACTTTGCGAACCTGGCGAGAGGAAAGAACCGCCAGGAGAACTTGCGCAACGCGTTAACGATGATCGACAATCGTTTCAATTCCCTGGCGCATTGGGATAACCCTAAAAGCGATCGCTATTCTGTGGAACTTGATATCATTTCCGTTGAGGTTGATATTGAAGGCAATGGCAGCAGCTTCCCAGTCATTGAAATATTGAAAACGAATATCGTTGATAAAAAAACTAACGCGCGCATTGAAGGCATTGTGGGAAACAATTTCTCCTCCTACGTGCGAGATTATGATTTTAGCGTATTACTGTCAGATCATAATAAGAATCACCCCGGATTTAGCACCCCAGATAACTTTGGCGATCTGCATGGAAATCTATTTAAATGCTTCGTTAATTCAGATGCTTACAAAGAAAGCTTTAGTAAAGCACCGGTTATATGCCTAAGTGTTTCAAGTAAAAACACCTATCATCGGACTGGAAATCAGCATCCCGTATTAGGCGTCGAATACCAGCAAGATGAATATTCATTGACCGATCAATACTTCCATAAAATGGGGTTGCAGGCTCGTTATTTTATGCCGCCAAATAGTGTCGCGCCTTTGGCTTTCTATTTTTCTGGTGATTTATTGAGTGATTACACGAACCTTGAGCTGATCAGTACCATCAGCACGATGGAGACGTTTCAAAAGATTTACCGACCTGAGATTTACAATGCGAACTCTCCGGCAGGTCAGTGCTATCAGCCAAGCCTGAACCATCAGGATCATTCATTCACTCAAATTGTTTATGATCGAGAAGAACGTAGCCTGTTGGCTATCGAGCAGGGAAAGTTTACTGAGAAAAACTTCATCAAACCATACCACGCTATCCTTGAGCAATGGTCTGCTAATTACGTTCTTTGA
- a CDS encoding methionine synthase → MKILLPTSTAGSLPKPSWLAQPETLWSPWKLQGDELIEGKQDALRLSLADQQQAGIDIVSDGEQTRQHFVTTFIEHLSGVDFEKREIVKIRNRYDASVPTVIGAVVRQKPVFVEDAKFLRQQTTQPIKWALPGPMTMIDTLYDSHYKSREKLAWEFAKILNQEAKELEAAGVDIIQFDEPAFNVFFDEVNDWGIAALERAVEGLKCETAVHICYGYGIKANTDWKKTLGSEWRQYEEIFPKLQKSAIDIISLECQNSRVPMDLIELIRGKKVMVGAIDVATNTIETPEEVADTLRKALQFVDADKLYPSTNCGMTPLSRRVARGKLNALSAGAEIVRRELLAK, encoded by the coding sequence ATGAAAATATTGTTACCCACCTCAACGGCTGGCAGCTTACCGAAACCCTCTTGGCTGGCGCAGCCTGAGACACTGTGGTCACCCTGGAAATTGCAAGGCGATGAGTTAATTGAGGGCAAACAAGATGCGCTACGTTTGAGCCTAGCAGATCAACAACAAGCAGGGATTGATATTGTCAGTGATGGCGAGCAAACGCGCCAACATTTTGTCACGACGTTTATTGAGCACCTCAGCGGTGTTGATTTTGAGAAACGTGAGATCGTTAAAATCCGCAATCGCTATGATGCGAGTGTACCGACAGTCATTGGTGCCGTGGTTCGCCAAAAGCCCGTTTTTGTCGAGGATGCCAAGTTCTTACGCCAGCAAACCACGCAACCCATTAAATGGGCCTTACCGGGTCCCATGACGATGATCGATACGCTCTATGATAGCCACTATAAGAGCCGCGAAAAACTCGCCTGGGAATTCGCCAAAATTCTCAATCAAGAAGCCAAAGAATTAGAGGCTGCGGGTGTCGATATTATCCAATTTGATGAGCCCGCATTTAATGTCTTCTTTGATGAGGTGAACGATTGGGGAATTGCCGCGTTAGAAAGAGCCGTTGAAGGGCTTAAATGTGAAACGGCGGTGCATATTTGCTATGGCTATGGCATCAAAGCCAATACTGATTGGAAAAAGACGCTGGGATCCGAGTGGCGGCAATATGAAGAAATTTTTCCTAAGCTGCAAAAATCGGCGATTGATATCATTTCACTGGAATGTCAGAACTCTCGTGTTCCAATGGATCTTATTGAACTCATTCGCGGTAAAAAAGTGATGGTAGGTGCCATTGACGTGGCAACCAATACCATTGAGACGCCAGAAGAAGTCGCCGATACGCTACGTAAAGCGCTTCAGTTTGTGGATGCCGACAAGCTCTACCCTTCGACCAACTGTGGTATGACTCCCTTATCTCGCCGAGTTGCAAGAGGCAAACTCAATGCGTTAAGTGCGGGTGCAGAAATCGTCCGAAGAGAACTCTTGGCTAAATAA
- a CDS encoding DUF2058 domain-containing protein, with the protein MTKLTLQEQMLKAGLVTSKKMAKVQRTAKKSRVQAREAREAVEENKKAQLERDKQLSEQQKQAALSKEYKAQVKQLIEMNRITVSKGNIDFNFTDNNLIKKITVDKLTQAQLISGRLAIARLVVDSSGENQYVIIPASVADKIAQRDANSIVLNSTLSQEEQDEDDPYADFKVPDDLMW; encoded by the coding sequence ATGACAAAACTCACCTTACAAGAGCAGATGTTAAAAGCTGGATTAGTGACCAGCAAAAAAATGGCTAAAGTTCAACGAACGGCTAAGAAATCACGGGTTCAGGCGCGTGAAGCAAGAGAAGCTGTGGAAGAAAATAAAAAAGCCCAGCTTGAGCGTGATAAGCAGCTAAGCGAACAGCAAAAACAGGCTGCGTTATCTAAAGAATACAAGGCTCAGGTGAAGCAGCTCATTGAAATGAACAGAATCACGGTCTCAAAAGGCAATATTGATTTTAACTTCACCGATAATAATTTAATTAAGAAAATAACGGTGGATAAGCTGACTCAAGCTCAGCTAATTAGCGGTCGTCTCGCCATTGCTCGTTTGGTGGTTGATAGCAGCGGTGAGAATCAATACGTTATTATCCCTGCGAGCGTAGCCGATAAAATTGCGCAGCGAGATGCGAACAGTATTGTATTAAATAGTACGCTGAGTCAGGAAGAGCAGGATGAAGACGATCCGTACGCTGATTTTAAAGTGCCTGATGATTTAATGTGGTAA
- a CDS encoding gamma-glutamylcyclotransferase family protein, translated as MERLFVYGTLRPGHANAYILENIGGEWLPGYVTGTFYERGWGAAADFPGIVLDNNGPRVSGYLFVSDNLETHWSMLDEFEEGYDRVEVMVTTVENQQVTAWIYQLQPQTGQYMA; from the coding sequence ATGGAACGTTTGTTTGTCTACGGTACGCTGCGTCCGGGTCACGCTAATGCCTATATTCTGGAAAACATCGGTGGAGAATGGTTGCCGGGTTACGTAACAGGCACGTTTTATGAACGCGGCTGGGGTGCCGCCGCGGATTTTCCAGGGATCGTACTGGATAATAACGGGCCGCGCGTCAGCGGTTACCTGTTTGTCTCCGATAACCTTGAGACGCACTGGTCAATGCTGGATGAGTTTGAAGAGGGCTACGATCGCGTTGAGGTTATGGTGACTACCGTTGAAAACCAGCAGGTTACGGCGTGGATTTATCAACTACAGCCACAAACAGGCCAGTACATGGCATAG
- a CDS encoding YmjA family protein, translating to MSNDVPLKFYDIVDEYSTECEKPVSEPERDPLARYFQLLITRLMNNEEISENAQKEMASEAGIDAHRIDEIATFLNQWGNE from the coding sequence ATGAGCAATGACGTACCACTTAAATTTTATGACATCGTGGATGAGTATTCGACGGAATGCGAAAAGCCAGTGAGCGAACCAGAACGTGACCCTCTGGCGCGTTATTTCCAGTTGTTGATCACTCGATTAATGAATAACGAAGAAATCAGTGAGAATGCGCAGAAAGAGATGGCGAGTGAAGCGGGTATCGATGCGCATCGTATTGATGAGATCGCGACATTCCTGAATCAATGGGGTAATGAGTAA
- a CDS encoding cold-shock protein: MAMNGTITTWFKDKGFGFIKDENGENRYFHVIKVANPDLIKKDAAVTFEPTTNNKGLSAYAVKVLPESKYIYIAGERIKLTSIRSYVVYSEEVLADTHIDKDNTVLSVGILMNSIKPKAATKPDEMRSLKKLAITTFQGTTLIFSEDEIDVDATVKMLKV, from the coding sequence ATGGCGATGAACGGAACGATCACAACCTGGTTTAAAGATAAGGGCTTTGGATTTATCAAAGATGAAAACGGTGAGAACCGTTATTTTCATGTGATTAAGGTCGCCAACCCCGATCTGATTAAGAAAGATGCGGCGGTCACTTTCGAGCCCACCACAAATAACAAGGGGCTGTCAGCGTATGCTGTGAAAGTCCTACCAGAAAGCAAATACATCTATATCGCCGGTGAGCGTATCAAGCTCACGTCGATCAGATCTTATGTGGTTTACAGCGAAGAAGTGCTTGCTGATACGCACATTGATAAAGACAATACGGTGCTGTCAGTAGGAATATTGATGAATAGCATCAAGCCGAAAGCAGCCACTAAGCCCGATGAAATGCGCTCGCTGAAAAAACTGGCGATCACCACCTTCCAGGGTACAACGTTAATCTTCTCGGAAGATGAGATAGACGTGGATGCCACGGTGAAAATGCTCAAGGTCTGA
- a CDS encoding cyclic peptide export ABC transporter, translating into MNTSTNKNPALQLLLSLLFDSRWILAIATVASVTNGISSVLLITLINKALLTPTDDYAPLAWYFAILTVLAIACRILSGVIFARLSQGTMAKMRELISSRVARAPFRQIEELGASRAQSIITDDSTSVSLLFFTLPNIVMQGSIVIGCLGYLAWLSLPIFFLALTIVVIGSLGYSLGGNTAFTSLRAAGQAQDRLFTHFNALFSGAKELKLHVSRAYAFLNQSLGKEIDAVRKNRTRAFGVYAFGVGWILFLFYSFLGLVIFSPSVIPGLESTALAGYVIVFLFMLMPLEGLLNSVPTLNSARVSLRRISTILSELDERDAIDHTVSAHEFGNAETIRLSGVLHSYYREKEDRVFQLGPIDMTLKRGEITFLIGGNGSGKTTLAKLLVGLYTPESGTITVDGHEVVDSNRANYRQLFSAVFSDFHLFESLIGLNDVNSTLDTRANALLAKLHLEHKVTVENGYFSTRDLSQGQRKRLALVVTYLEDRPFYLFDEWAADQDPLFKRVFYQELLPELAARGKAVLAITHDDRFFHLADHCIKLENGRLIADDSNTV; encoded by the coding sequence ATGAATACGTCGACGAATAAGAACCCAGCGCTACAGCTTTTACTCTCACTCCTGTTCGATTCACGATGGATATTGGCGATTGCCACGGTAGCCAGCGTCACGAATGGTATTTCCAGCGTTTTACTGATTACCTTAATCAACAAGGCGCTGCTGACGCCTACCGATGACTATGCGCCGCTCGCTTGGTATTTTGCCATATTGACGGTTCTGGCCATTGCCTGCCGTATTCTCAGCGGCGTCATTTTCGCCAGACTGAGTCAGGGAACAATGGCGAAAATGCGCGAACTGATTTCAAGTCGCGTGGCTCGTGCGCCCTTCCGTCAGATAGAAGAACTGGGTGCATCACGTGCACAGTCGATCATCACGGATGACTCAACCAGCGTATCACTCTTGTTTTTCACCCTGCCGAATATCGTGATGCAAGGTTCTATCGTCATCGGTTGTCTGGGATACCTTGCCTGGCTATCACTCCCTATTTTCTTTCTGGCACTGACAATTGTTGTCATTGGTTCACTGGGTTACAGCCTGGGAGGAAACACGGCGTTCACCTCCCTGAGAGCGGCAGGTCAGGCACAAGATCGCTTATTTACCCACTTCAATGCGCTATTTTCTGGTGCAAAAGAGCTCAAATTGCATGTCTCCCGGGCGTATGCGTTTCTCAATCAGTCACTCGGTAAAGAAATCGATGCCGTACGTAAAAACCGTACCCGCGCCTTCGGCGTTTATGCTTTCGGCGTTGGCTGGATCCTCTTTCTTTTCTATAGCTTCCTTGGTCTGGTCATTTTTTCCCCTTCCGTAATACCGGGGCTTGAATCAACCGCGCTGGCAGGCTACGTCATTGTATTTTTATTCATGCTGATGCCGCTGGAAGGATTGCTCAATAGCGTTCCAACGCTAAATTCAGCTCGTGTGTCATTACGAAGGATTAGTACGATATTATCTGAGTTAGACGAGCGTGATGCCATCGATCATACCGTCTCCGCACATGAATTTGGCAACGCCGAGACGATCCGTCTATCTGGCGTCCTCCATAGCTATTACCGTGAAAAAGAAGACAGAGTGTTTCAGCTAGGCCCTATTGATATGACACTCAAGCGGGGTGAGATTACGTTTCTGATTGGCGGTAATGGAAGTGGAAAAACGACACTCGCCAAACTGCTGGTCGGCCTATATACACCGGAAAGCGGCACAATTACCGTTGACGGCCACGAGGTCGTTGACAGCAATCGAGCCAACTATCGGCAGCTTTTCTCTGCCGTATTCTCTGATTTTCATCTTTTCGAGTCATTGATTGGATTGAATGATGTCAACTCCACATTGGACACACGCGCTAACGCGTTACTAGCCAAACTGCATCTGGAGCATAAAGTTACGGTGGAAAACGGCTATTTTTCTACTCGCGACCTTTCTCAGGGGCAACGTAAGCGTCTCGCACTGGTCGTGACCTATCTTGAGGATCGCCCTTTCTATTTGTTTGATGAGTGGGCGGCCGATCAGGATCCTCTATTCAAACGCGTCTTTTATCAGGAACTTCTGCCCGAGTTAGCTGCTCGTGGTAAAGCGGTATTGGCTATTACGCATGACGATCGCTTTTTCCACTTGGCCGATCATTGCATCAAGCTCGAAAATGGCCGACTCATCGCTGATGACAGTAATACTGTTTAG
- a CDS encoding isocitrate lyase/PEP mutase family protein, whose product MNFTELHHQNKPLLIANVWDAGSAIAAQEAGYQALGTSSAAIAAMLGYEDGEALSFDELLYIVTRIMSVTHLPLSVDVEAGFGRTASEITDNLKRLVQLGVVGVNLEDSSVVKGVRQLDDAMVFASLLKEIRNTLDMESDQLFLNIRTDTFLLGHHQALQETLLRGRLYQESGADGLFVPCLTSEHDIETLSQEMTLPLNVMCMPELPSFNRLEKLGVRRISMGNAVHSAIQSNLKKLMLIIPSQQSFAGVFVDESSR is encoded by the coding sequence ATGAACTTCACTGAACTTCATCATCAAAACAAACCCTTACTCATCGCGAATGTCTGGGATGCTGGCAGTGCCATTGCCGCTCAGGAAGCGGGTTATCAGGCTCTGGGAACATCAAGCGCAGCAATTGCTGCAATGCTAGGTTATGAAGATGGAGAAGCACTATCATTCGATGAGCTGCTCTATATCGTCACTCGTATCATGTCCGTTACTCACCTTCCATTAAGCGTTGATGTTGAAGCAGGGTTTGGTAGAACAGCAAGCGAGATAACTGATAATCTTAAGCGCCTCGTTCAACTCGGGGTGGTTGGTGTCAACCTTGAGGATAGCAGCGTCGTTAAGGGTGTCCGACAACTCGATGATGCAATGGTATTTGCCAGCCTGTTAAAAGAGATTCGCAATACGCTGGACATGGAAAGCGATCAATTATTTCTTAACATTCGAACCGATACTTTTCTTCTGGGCCATCATCAGGCGTTGCAGGAAACGCTATTACGCGGTCGATTATATCAAGAGTCTGGAGCTGACGGCCTTTTTGTGCCGTGCCTAACCTCTGAACATGATATTGAGACCCTTTCCCAGGAAATGACTTTGCCACTCAACGTCATGTGCATGCCCGAACTCCCGTCCTTCAACAGGCTGGAAAAACTAGGCGTAAGACGTATCTCGATGGGTAATGCGGTTCATTCAGCCATTCAATCGAATCTCAAAAAATTAATGTTAATTATCCCGTCGCAGCAGTCATTTGCAGGAGTTTTTGTTGATGAAAGTTCTCGATAA
- a CDS encoding bifunctional transcriptional activator/DNA repair enzyme AdaA: MKVLDNDLCDVWYQALLERAPEYTGVFFVGVRTTGVFCISICRARKPKRENVEFYKDFKAALDAGFRPCKVCRPTENAHSAPPVIEQALELVRANPKTRISDADLRKYEISPERVRRWFLQNHGITFQAFQRMQRVNIALQELKGGRTATEVAFDSGYESLSGFGYTYKRLTGGSPTEQSQVIMIHRFTTLLGPMFVCATERGVCLLEFTDRRMLETEFRDLQRLLNARIMSGENNHTRQAEKEIGEYFAGTRQQFTLVLDTPGSDFQRTVWQALQTVPYGQTSHYQALSGQMGKPNAVRAVAAANGANRVAIVIPCHRIIGKDGSMTGYGGGIARKEWLIEHEKKCFMMSAEQKLT; this comes from the coding sequence ATGAAAGTTCTCGATAATGACCTGTGTGATGTCTGGTATCAGGCTCTGCTTGAGCGTGCTCCAGAGTATACGGGGGTGTTTTTTGTTGGCGTAAGAACGACAGGCGTATTTTGTATTTCTATCTGTCGGGCACGAAAACCGAAACGTGAAAATGTTGAGTTTTATAAAGATTTCAAAGCTGCACTGGATGCGGGATTTCGTCCCTGCAAGGTGTGCCGACCAACAGAAAATGCACATAGCGCACCGCCTGTAATTGAACAGGCGCTGGAACTCGTTCGTGCCAATCCGAAAACACGCATAAGCGATGCCGATCTTCGTAAGTATGAGATCAGCCCGGAGCGGGTGCGGCGATGGTTTCTGCAAAATCACGGCATTACCTTTCAGGCTTTTCAGCGTATGCAGCGGGTGAATATCGCACTTCAGGAACTAAAAGGTGGCCGTACTGCTACGGAGGTTGCTTTTGATAGCGGCTACGAATCACTGAGTGGTTTTGGCTATACCTATAAACGGCTCACGGGCGGTAGCCCAACCGAACAGAGCCAGGTGATTATGATTCACCGTTTTACCACGCTGCTCGGCCCCATGTTTGTCTGTGCCACCGAGCGTGGTGTTTGTCTGCTAGAGTTTACTGACCGGCGAATGCTGGAGACCGAATTTCGCGATCTTCAGCGCTTGCTCAACGCTCGAATCATGTCGGGTGAAAATAATCATACCCGACAAGCTGAAAAAGAGATTGGCGAGTATTTTGCCGGAACACGCCAACAATTTACGCTGGTGCTTGATACGCCCGGCAGCGATTTTCAACGTACCGTTTGGCAAGCACTACAAACGGTTCCTTATGGTCAAACGTCCCACTATCAAGCGCTCTCTGGGCAGATGGGGAAACCCAATGCCGTACGAGCGGTGGCGGCGGCAAATGGTGCAAACCGCGTGGCAATTGTCATTCCATGCCACCGAATTATCGGTAAAGATGGCTCGATGACAGGTTATGGCGGCGGTATTGCGCGCAAAGAGTGGCTTATTGAGCATGAGAAAAAGTGCTTCATGATGTCAGCTGAACAAAAACTCACGTAG